The following are encoded in a window of Pedobacter cryoconitis genomic DNA:
- a CDS encoding peptidase domain-containing ABC transporter, producing MLKFYFQYDQMDCGAACLAMISSYHGKDFGLQYLRSNMFISREGVSLLGISDVAVKIGFTTVTAKLTPREFKPELLPCILHWKQNHFVVLYKISKDLLTGKMKYKIADPAHGWIWVFEEKFLESWCPEEKHGVSLFLEPTEKFHTQVPAKSESLSAVYLFRILKLYKRHFLGLSVFMLLSSLTMLVLPILMQKLIDEGVVKKDLQMITYILLAQLSFFLGNIIFDIFRNRILLFVGNKINIQIISEFLTKLLSLPIRFFDTKLMGDFNQRIQDHERIEQFLTSQALLTVFSMVSFSVFFGVLWYYDHQILLVYLILTTLSVVWSLVWLKKRKVLDYSRFHQRAESQESIYEIINGVSEMKLNQFEIYKRNEWEKIQQKLYKVNTSLLKLDQIQLAGFEFLNQLKNIIVTFLTASFVVNGDMTIGTLLSVSYIIGQMNSPVNQLVNFFRSLQDAKLSLSRLNEVHLHDDEEKGEFTPMRVSAYPANDSLSSKGININKLFFQFEGPKSPFVLEDVSLFIPDGKITAIVGASGSGKTTLMKLLIRFYDPTHGTVCYDDKNMLSLSPKSIREHCGVVMQDGYIFSDTIERNIATGDENIDREKLLNAVRIANIGSFIDSLPLGFKTKIGAAGNGISGGQKQRILIARAVYKNPYYIFFDEATSALDAENEKIIHDNLQSFFRGKTVLIIAHRLSTVKNADQIIVLKHGTIIERGSHSELVAYRNEYYNLVKNQLELD from the coding sequence ATGCTTAAATTCTATTTCCAATATGACCAGATGGACTGTGGAGCTGCATGTCTTGCCATGATATCATCGTATCATGGAAAAGACTTTGGTCTGCAATATCTGCGATCAAATATGTTTATTTCCAGAGAGGGTGTATCTTTATTAGGCATTAGTGACGTAGCTGTCAAAATCGGTTTTACAACAGTTACAGCAAAATTGACCCCAAGAGAGTTCAAGCCCGAACTGTTACCTTGTATTCTTCATTGGAAGCAAAATCATTTTGTGGTACTTTATAAGATTTCAAAAGACCTATTGACAGGAAAAATGAAATATAAAATTGCAGATCCTGCTCATGGTTGGATTTGGGTTTTTGAAGAGAAATTTTTGGAATCCTGGTGTCCGGAAGAAAAGCATGGTGTATCCTTATTCTTAGAACCTACTGAGAAGTTTCATACTCAGGTTCCAGCAAAATCAGAATCGTTGTCTGCTGTATATCTTTTCAGAATTTTGAAATTATATAAGCGCCACTTCTTAGGTCTGTCAGTTTTTATGCTGCTGAGTTCTTTAACGATGCTGGTTTTGCCTATTCTAATGCAAAAACTTATAGATGAAGGCGTAGTCAAAAAGGATTTGCAAATGATTACTTACATTTTACTGGCTCAGTTGTCATTTTTTTTAGGGAATATAATTTTCGATATTTTTCGTAATCGCATCCTTCTTTTCGTTGGAAATAAAATAAATATTCAGATTATTTCAGAATTTCTGACCAAACTCCTATCTCTTCCGATTCGCTTTTTTGACACCAAGTTAATGGGAGATTTTAATCAGAGGATACAAGATCATGAAAGGATCGAGCAATTTCTAACTTCTCAAGCATTACTCACCGTATTTTCTATGGTTAGTTTTTCTGTATTCTTTGGTGTACTATGGTACTATGACCATCAGATTCTATTAGTGTATTTGATTTTAACCACATTATCTGTAGTCTGGTCGCTAGTTTGGTTGAAAAAGCGCAAAGTTTTAGATTATTCGCGTTTTCATCAAAGAGCTGAAAGTCAGGAGTCTATTTATGAAATCATAAACGGTGTATCAGAGATGAAACTTAATCAGTTCGAGATATACAAGAGAAATGAATGGGAAAAGATACAGCAGAAACTTTATAAGGTTAATACGAGCCTGCTTAAATTGGATCAAATTCAACTAGCTGGTTTTGAATTCCTGAATCAGCTGAAGAACATCATCGTTACATTCTTAACAGCCTCGTTCGTGGTAAACGGAGATATGACCATCGGAACTTTGTTAAGTGTGTCCTATATCATAGGTCAAATGAATTCACCAGTAAATCAACTCGTTAACTTCTTCCGCTCCTTGCAGGACGCAAAACTAAGCCTATCCCGGCTCAACGAGGTCCATTTACATGACGACGAAGAAAAAGGAGAATTTACTCCAATGCGTGTATCCGCATATCCCGCCAATGATAGTCTTTCAAGTAAAGGAATAAATATTAACAAGCTTTTTTTTCAATTTGAAGGGCCAAAATCACCATTTGTTTTGGAAGACGTCTCGCTCTTTATTCCTGATGGTAAAATTACGGCCATTGTTGGAGCGAGCGGTAGTGGTAAAACGACATTGATGAAATTGCTGATCAGGTTTTATGATCCGACACATGGAACTGTTTGCTATGATGATAAGAACATGCTTTCATTATCTCCAAAAAGCATACGGGAGCACTGTGGCGTGGTCATGCAGGATGGTTATATTTTTTCTGATACTATTGAGCGAAACATTGCTACAGGAGACGAGAATATTGATAGAGAGAAACTTTTGAACGCTGTCAGGATAGCCAATATTGGATCTTTTATTGATAGTCTCCCACTCGGATTCAAAACCAAAATCGGAGCGGCAGGAAATGGTATATCCGGTGGACAAAAACAACGTATCCTGATAGCCCGTGCGGTGTACAAGAACCCGTATTACATATTTTTTGATGAAGCAACCTCTGCATTGGATGCTGAAAATGAAAAGATAATTCACGATAATCTGCAATCCTTTTTTAGAGGAAAAACGGTTCTTATAATTGCGCATCGTCTATCTACCGTAAAAAATGCTGACCAGATAATTGTATTAAAACATGGGACAATTATAGAAAGAGGAAGTCACAGCGAATTAGTAGCGTATAGAAACGAATATTACAATTTGGTTAAAAACCAATTGGAATTAGACTAG
- the hemW gene encoding radical SAM family heme chaperone HemW has protein sequence MAGIYIHIPFCKQACNYCDFHFSTSLQHVDEMTDAICKEILLKKSRISDQQIGSIYFGGGTPSLLPEKSLARIFDTLTSNFSISADAEITIETNPDDLDAKKIAQLRQLPVNRFSIGVQSFFNEDLVWMNRAHTSNEAETCIKRSQDAGFENLSIDLIYGFPLLTDEKWLSNINKAISLQTPHISAYSLTVEPKTALAAAIKKGKQIPVNDEQSAAQFITLTEKLAIAGFDHYEISNYSLPGRHAVHNTNYWRGISYLGIGPSAHGFNGNVRYLNIANNAKYMQQLALGKLAETIEELDIYDRFNEYIMTSLRTMWGTDLQKIGNEFGKLFLEDTLKNIVPFLQRDWLKNENNRLILTPDGKLFADYIASELFLLDEHPED, from the coding sequence ATGGCAGGAATTTATATCCATATCCCCTTTTGTAAACAAGCTTGTAATTATTGTGATTTTCATTTCAGCACCTCTCTGCAGCACGTAGATGAAATGACTGATGCGATTTGCAAAGAAATCCTTTTAAAAAAGAGCAGAATTTCTGATCAGCAGATAGGGAGTATCTATTTTGGTGGTGGCACACCTTCTCTTTTACCGGAGAAATCACTGGCCAGGATCTTTGACACTTTAACCTCCAATTTTTCTATTTCGGCCGATGCTGAAATCACTATTGAAACTAATCCAGATGATTTAGATGCAAAGAAAATTGCACAATTGCGTCAGCTTCCCGTCAACCGCTTCAGCATTGGCGTACAATCTTTTTTTAATGAAGATCTGGTTTGGATGAACAGGGCACATACTTCCAATGAAGCAGAAACCTGTATTAAACGCAGTCAGGATGCGGGATTCGAGAATCTGAGTATCGACCTTATTTATGGGTTCCCTTTGCTGACCGATGAAAAATGGTTGAGCAACATCAACAAAGCGATCAGTTTGCAAACTCCACATATTTCGGCCTACTCGTTAACGGTTGAACCTAAAACAGCCTTAGCCGCAGCGATAAAAAAGGGAAAGCAAATCCCTGTGAATGATGAACAAAGTGCGGCTCAGTTTATCACATTGACAGAAAAACTGGCTATTGCAGGCTTTGATCATTATGAAATATCAAATTATAGCTTACCCGGCCGCCATGCGGTACATAATACCAATTACTGGAGAGGTATCTCCTATTTAGGGATTGGCCCATCTGCACATGGCTTTAATGGAAATGTCAGGTATTTGAACATCGCAAACAATGCTAAATATATGCAGCAGTTAGCGCTGGGTAAATTGGCAGAAACGATAGAAGAACTGGATATCTACGATCGCTTTAACGAATATATCATGACTTCGCTCCGCACCATGTGGGGTACAGATTTACAAAAAATAGGCAATGAATTTGGTAAGCTTTTCCTGGAAGATACACTAAAAAACATAGTTCCATTTTTACAACGTGACTGGCTGAAAAACGAAAATAACAGGTTAATATTGACACCTGACGGCAAATTGTTTGCTGATTATATCGCTTCAGAGTTATTCCTTTTAGACGAACATCCGGAAGATTAA